A stretch of Natator depressus isolate rNatDep1 chromosome 2, rNatDep2.hap1, whole genome shotgun sequence DNA encodes these proteins:
- the XIRP1 gene encoding xin actin-binding repeat-containing protein 1 isoform X2 codes for MVARNIKEQFIWQSHILGSDQHSSKYQNILDCESASSKQDNCKIMVRNVLQRASGGKLASPQGHVNEGLRSKSMENLTFHQTNSTAMNSRRLQTSFNTGKAAPTSRLTAFPFATQQTASFSGSFRESEMESTIVTTTQPLTQGAKPWTELSFSSSQSNSRRQQWSAATSTGKDSARKEVKLSGKSKTPISKVPDTAYDSAVGKRFERTQSVLDNTRRILHQGHGKPSSPSVKERSALYLSETAAHAGSLPKSNTTKESTAHRLDSQKASKMAELQNQTSSKVNGKKMEEDLPPPPPPLQDSFQASTSLVGSQDSNPRPPPKGSFSKFYQQRQVNELKRLYRHMHPELRKNLEEAVTEDLAEMLSTEDPSAQASVNLDAVLPGEVQSMRWIFENWTLDSIGEHQPTKTLAEEEPIPSGDVKSTSRRFESQSLNGDRLSALTKVPTTVHTKGDVHTARWLFETQPLDSLNKMYSDETDVQEAVLKEPVQKGDVKGAKQLFETYSLEALGHYSSVEEQSILQLKSEIQELKGNVKKTIKLFQTEPLCAIRDKTGNIHEIKSVCREEIQSNAVRTARWLFETQPLDTINKDTSKVKIIRGISLEEAGRGNVSGARWMFETQPLDAIKELTVEEKDFRASMDFIDGADVSKQRLLFETQPLDSLKGEVSDSSPAKEEVIGGDVKSTLWLFETQPMETLKDNFEVGHLKRVGLLEEERGDVKQRKQVFETCPLSSISKASSEDPLSASNVQEVMKGDVKSFKNLFETLPLDSIKQSDAEPITKQEEEIPAGNVKANQVLFETIPLYAIKDSFGNFHKVTSVSREQIMSGDVKNYKWMFETKPLDQFDDSTKKVDIIRGITKQEVIAGDVRTAKWLFETQPIDVIHHQANQGEEHSSVKREVTQQGDVKTCRWLFETQPIDTLYEKVEKKQEGESSVPQADVKSYTWMFETQPLDSLKGQEEQYLQVGKAYCQDDLQGVDVKTVRHLFETEPLVTNASSETDSKKMVRYFSHVEIQSGEVSRVKEFFETKPLDVLGKLAAATKENGVPADGNIEAGSVHKFTWLFENFPMDTLKNNTEGIQEIPPEKDIEGGDIGGKRFIFETYSLDQIHDKVDETEIKRIQEETMSKASIKSCTMLFESQPLYAIQDKEGEYHEVTSLKKEEIMKGDLKGARWLFETKPLDQIKKEEEVFVIRAVTQEDIKKGDIQSARWRFETEPLDSFSGGKRSVARTVDDVQKGDVQTNKQLFESQSVSQKKYVRMVSVSDVQQGNVRTSTWLFENQPIDSLKGESEASSSMTTVQREDSQKGDVKRCTWLFETQPMDSLKDPEGSASTNAPEVVPRADVKSTTWLFETTPLDKLSSSKHRTETEVKERTVRETLEGLCACQAIQHDGILIEANDVGSVRMVKYQFSRQTTPEIQKEEIVGGNLQRIMLQLLHRTNVEAQGMLVEEDEEGKIKVSPLQLLDPSEADKSKEELRDDVAKALQSLLSQDASIKKGIVMQETEVGSVKMTIYSLLHHSVQQEVVKGDVKSTIGNLLASSQEQRLMATIRREDNEKGNVQLYTSCIEKGDLDYLKNLQRESEIESLISSQADQEPAEFIQQDVQGANMHALQQEEPADKVTEDVGQGGIKGAKRVLMCEGVSKENMLERKAVHAGDTDSTVQCLGQNLSRPTGEGKEDIVCGDIQATTKSLKKAKNVSKKAEREERVSRDVKEVKIAPQGAASTKVAAQKDDMARSQHSVAGETSQMTKNMEEEALGSDLQAAMQSLRLATAEAKSIQHQVQSKLHKSTEEIHLASKQQAPSISGTVTMQSTVRQQERAPPKQHQASATIRVQESSKSHASASQESMKSHKKVSTSEEVQGGQHLCQESQGVPSADVSVKDGLFTAKPVKPYVNPFIESDYKEQSVQEEREQDVMLRGDVKTAIRALQSAATEQRQVEKEDVVRGNLKATLQSLEKSNVNVSKGDFKAAMIYRNAGQSYSICKKENETQSISNQTAVVASGSQSDNDFPPPPPVAVMKTKCCPPMTQAREAAPSQPSKKDEALGCSAPMHNALPKTLTPASTNANDQRPSEKPAILPKPEITAPPRRKPIPPPKPERFLQEKPSRPASNSKGRLTKLVPPPLPPKPPGLSELSRAKTPPMNQAKDSCCSDALAQMGCEDCQSKCCTAQSPVANAVTVKNQNSEKKAPKDIKTPLQIAEERYKATKEEQGKQESVDSKTSKPLKNRVAVSETEQVMTKEKAAAPRNCCPAEEIPGHRLSSGQKNSCTLTSKQEWLDGYQIGLTNPKSENKPSTSPKNQATLLRKGSATALNASPKTESASMSSTDGSWDNQSTTQKTNQRRQEEPSASSHQLSRDLFKEQQQVNSRQGGSLEAKGEQFAQKPVVVMREKPCRETEDERLKRLSFHKEEIMKGSVKEAMEIFENLRRQEELQEILTRVKEFEEETFKVDVKALKSFFENVPEWVVHQKAHQVTQQHKAEKTEQTTKEDSDSVSSVELAFEDLERASAEIIHLKEQTLARLLDIEEAIRKALYSVSNLKSESDIAGLSGLFKESLGNAQSPTTSNNIRKISIVSSKAKQEKAAQGMQNAASVGSANGSEKTEMPKGELEVPCIIEQRVNSPSSPSYISIESAARKPAESPKMAYSPWDAPLQDYPDMPGKRDTFTQNIFNSLTRKSVGSGGCNPAPLETEQEPIQMKIGSNSIRQHYLSNPEHPLSGNSDKDGCAPNSSKGSCHGAIKGGFSDYKAPLNISSPQNPRRQKSILELQTGPDGSKLYGATRTVTEQYEEVDEFGNKIITSSTTVTKQSETQTSSTCNVVSPPRYEITASPLLRRYLNSPGEDFHSNGSFQETGVVFVTFGNSKPKK; via the exons TTGAGAGGACACAGTCAGTTTTAGACAACACTAGACGCATACTGCACCAAGGACACGGGAAACCCTCCTCTCCCTCCGTGAAGGAGCGGTCAGCTCTCTATCTGTCTGAGACAGCTGCTCACGCAGGCAGCCTCCCAAAGTCT aATACCACAAAGGAGAGCACTGCTCATCGTCTTGACAGCCAGAAAGCAAGCAAG ATGGCAGAGCTTCAGAACCAGACGTCATCTAAAGTGAATGGCAAGAAAATGGAAGAGGACTTAcctccacctccccctcccctgcaagacTCCTTCCAGGCCTCTACTTCCCtggttgggagccaggattcaAACCCACGGCCGCCCCCTAAGGGATCCTTCTCAAAGTTCTACCAGCAGCGCCAGGTGAATGAGCTGAAGAGGCTCTACAGGCACATGCACCCTGAGCTGAGGAAGAACCTGGAGGAAGCTGTGACTGAGGACCTGGCGGAAATGCTCAGCACGGAAGATCCCAGTGCCCAGGCCTCAGTGAATCTGGATGCCGTGCTCCCGGGGGAGGTTCAGTCCATGCGCTGGATCTTTGAAAACTGGACGCTAGACTCTATTGGGGAGCATCAACCGACCAAGACGTTGGCGGAGGAGGAACCCATCCCAAGCGGGGATGTGAAAAGCACCTCCAGGAGGTTTGAAAGCCAGTCGTTAAACGGAGACAGGCTGTCTGCATTGACCAAAGTGCCCACGACAGTCCACACCAAAGGCGACGTGCATACAGCCCGGTGGCTGTTCGAAACCCAGCCCCTGGACTCATTAAACAAAATGTACTCAGATGAAACAGACGTGCAGGAGGCAGTTCTCAAGGAGCCTGTTCAAAAAGGGGACGTGAAAGGTGCCAAGCAACTCTTTGAAACCTACTCCCTGGAAGCGCTGGGCCACTACAGCTCAGTGGAGGAGCAAAGTATCCTGCAGCTCAAATCAGAAATCCAGGAGCTAAAGGGCAATGTCAAGAAAACCATCAAGCTGTTCCAGACAGAGCCACTCTGTGCCATCAGAGACAAAACTGGCAACATCCACGAGATCAAATCCGTCTGCAGAGAAGAAATACAGAGCAATGCGGTCAGGACCGCTCGCTGGTTGTTTGAGACTCAGCCACTGGATACCATCAACAAGGACACGTCCAAAGTGAAAATTATCCGGGGGATTTCATTAGAAGAGGCAGGAAGGGGGAATGTCAGTGGAGCAAGGTGGATGTTTGAAACTCAGCCACTTGATGCGATCAAAGAATTGACAGTGGAAGAAAAGGATTTCAGGGCTTCCATGGATTTCATTGACGGGGCAGATGTCAGTAAGCAGCGTCTACTTTTTGAGACCCAGCCTCTCGATTCTCTGAAAGGAGAGGTCTCAGACAGCAGCCCAGCCAAGGAAGAAGTCATCGGCGGTGACGTGAAATCTACACTCTGGCTGTTTGAAACCCAACCAATGGAAACCCTAAAAGATAATTTTGAAGTGGGTCACTTAAAGAGAGTGGGGCTTTTGGAAGAGGAGAGGGGGGATGTGAAACAAAGAAAGCAAGTCTTTGAGACCTGTCCCCTCAGCAGCATCTCAAAGGCATCCTCTGAAGACCCCCTCTCAGCCTCTAATGTACAAGAGGTGATGAAGGGGGATGTTAAATCTTTCAAAAACCTGTTTGAGACTCTCCCATTAGACAGCATTAAGCAGTCTGATGCTGAGCCCATCACCAAACAAGAAGAGGAGATACCAGCTGGGAACGTCAAAGCCAACCAGGTCCTGTTTGAGACAATACCTTTGTACGCCATCAAAGACAGCTTCGGAAACTTCCACAAGGTCACCTCTGTAAGCAGAGAGCAGATCATGAGCGGCGATGTCAAGAACTACAAATGGATGTTTGAAACCAAACCTTTGGACCAGTTTGATGACAGCACCAAGAAGGTGGATATAATCAGAGGGATCACAAAGCAGGAAGTGATAGCTGGTGATGTCAGAACAGCAAAATGGCTCTTTGAAACCCAGCCCATTGATGTCATCCATCACCAAGCCAACCAAGGAGAAGAGCACTCCTCGGTGAAGAGAGAGGTTACCCAGCAGGGTGATGTGAAGACCTGCAGGTGGCTGTTTGAGACACAGCCAATTGACACCCTGTATGAGAAGGTGGAGAAAAAGCAGGAAGGGGAAAGCTCTGTACCACAGGCTGACGTTAAGTCGTACACGTGGATGTTTGAGACCCAGCCCCTGGACTCCCTGAAAGGCCAGGAGGAGCAGTATTTGCAGGTTGGCAAAGCATACTGCCAAGATGACTTACAAGGAGTCGACGTCAAAACTGTCAGACATCTGTTTGAGACTGAACCACTGGTTACCAATGCCTCCAGCGAGACTGACTCAAAGAAAATGGTCAGGTACTTCAGCCACGTGGAGATACAGTCCGGTGAAGTGTCTCGGGTGAAGGAGTTCTTTGAAACCAAACCCTTGGATGTACTGGGTAAATTGGCCGCAGCCACAAAAGAGAATGGTGTCCCTGCAGATGGGAACATTGAAGCTGGATCAGTGCACAAGTTCACCTGGCTCTTTGAAAACTTCCCCATGGATACTTTAAAGAACAACACTGAGGGCATACAAGAAATCCCCCCAGAGAAGGATATCGAGGGGGGGGACATCGGAGGCAAGAGGTTCATTTTTGAGACCTACTCCCTAGACCAGATTCATGACAAGGTGGATGAGACGGAGATCAAGAGGATCCAGGAGGAGACAATGAGCAAAGCCAGCATCAAGTCCTGCACCATGCTCTTTGAGAGCCAGCCCCTATATGCCATCCAGGACAAGGAGGGGGAATACCATGAGGTCACCTCACTGAAGAAGGAAGAAATAATGAAAGGCGACTTGAAAGGTGCCCGGTGGCTCTTCGAAACCAAACCTCTGGATCAGatcaagaaggaggaggaggtgttcGTGATCAGGGCTGTCACCCAAGAGGACATCAAGAAAGGGGATATCCAGTCTGCCCGATGGAGGTTTGAGACGGAACCTCTCGATTCCTTCTCTGGGGGGAAGAGGTCTGTGGCCAGGACAGTGGATGATGTACAGAAAGGGGATGTCCAGACCAACAAGCAGCTTTTCGAGTCTCAGTCAGTGAGCCAGAAGAAATACGTGAGGATGGTCAGCGTCAGCGATGTCCAGCAGGGCAATGTGAGGACGTCCACCTGGCTTTTTGAGAACCAGCCCATCGATTCCCTGAAGGGAGAGTCTGAAGCGAGCTCCAGCATGACCACTGTGCAGAGAGAAGACAGCCAGAAAGGGGATGTGAAGCGCTGCACATGGCTGTTTGAAACTCAGCCCATGGATAGTCTCAAAGACCCTGAGGGGTCTGCCAGCACCAATGCCCCGGAGGTGGTCCCTCGTGCTGATGTGAAGAGCACAACATGGCTGTTTGAAACCACCCCTCTGGATAAACTCAGCTCTTCTAAACACAGAACCGAAACTGAGGTGAAAGAGAGGACAGTGAGGGAGACTTTGGAAGGCCTCTGCGCCTGCCAGGCCATCCAGCATGACGGGATCCTCATAGAAGCCAATGACGTAGGGAGCGTGAGGATGGTGAAGTACCAGTTCAGCAGGCAAACTACTCCAGAGATCCAAAAGGAAGAGATTGTGGGAGGCAATTTGCAAAGGATCATGCTGCAACTACTGCACAGGACCAATGTGGAGGCCCAGGGGATGCTGGTGGAGGAGGACGAGGAGGGCAAGATCAAAGTCAGCCCACTGCAGCTACTGGACCCAAGCGAAGCTGATAAAAGCAAAGAGGAGTTGAGGGATGACGTTGCTAAGGCTCTCCAAAGTCTCCTTAGCCAAGATGCCTCCATCAAAAAGGGAATAGTCATGCAAGAGACAGAGGTGGGGTCGGTGAAGATGACTATCtactccctcctgcaccactCCGTCCAGCAGGAAGTTGTCAAGGGGGATGTGAAGTCAACCATAGGGAACCTGCTGGCTTCCTCGCAAGAGCAGAGGTTGATGGCAACCATCAGACGGGAGGACAATGAGAAGGGGAATGTCCAGCTGTACACCAGCTGCATCGAGAAGGGAGACCTGGACTACCTAAAGAACCTTCAGCGGGAGTCTGAGATAGAGTCCCTCATCTCCTCTCAAGCAGACCAGGAGCCAGCAGAATTCATCCAGCAGGATGTGCAAGGGGCTAATATGCATGCCTTgcaacaggaagagccagcagaTAAAGTGACTGAAGATGTGGGACAAGGGGGCATTAAGGGGGCTAAGAGAGTGCTCATGTGTGAAGGTGTAAGCAAAGAGAACATGTTAGAAAGAAAGGCAGTGCATGCAGGTGACACAGACTCCACTGTGCAGTGTCTTGGGCAAAACCTGAGCCGGCCcacaggggagggaaaggaagataTTGTGTGTGGGGATATTCAGGCAACCACAAAGTCACTGAAAAAGGCTAAGAATGTCAGCaagaaggcagagagagaggagagagtcTCTAGAGATGTGAAGGAAGTGAAGATTGCACCACAGGGAGCAGCCTCCACTAAAGTGGCGGCTCAGAAAGATGACATGGCCAGAAGCCAGCATTCAGTGGCAGGGGAAACCAGCCAGATGACAAAAAACATGGAGGAGGAGGCCCTTGGAAGTGATCTTCAAGCCGCAATGCAGAGTCTAAGGCTGGCCACAGCTGAGGCAAAAAGCATTCAGCACCAAGTCCAGAGCAAGCTCCACAAGAGCACAGAGGAAATCCATCTCGCCTCTAAGCAGCAGGCACCCAGCATTTCGGGGACAGTGACCATGCAATCAACTGTTCGCCAACAGGAACGTGCACCCCCCAAGCAGCATCAAGCCAGCGCCACCATCAGAGTCCAGGAGTCATCCAAGTCCCACGCAAGTGCGTCTCAGGAGAGCATGAAGTCACACAAAAAGGTCAGTACTTCCGAGGAAGTACAGGGAGGACAGCATTTGTGCCAGGAAAGCCAAGGTGTGCCTAGTGCAGATGTTAGCGTTAAGGATGGTCTGTTTACTGCCAAGCCAGTGAAACCCTATGTAAACCCTTTTATTGAGTCTGATTACAAAGAGCAATCAGTGCAAGAAGAAAGAGAGCAAGATGTTATGCTCAGAGGGGATGTAAAGACAGCTATCAGAGCACTGCAAAGTGCTGCAACAGAACAGAGACAAGTAGAGAAGGAGGATGTTGTTCGAGGTAACTTAAAGGCCACTCTTCAGTCGCTGGAGAAGTCTAATGTTAATGTCTCCAAAGGGGATTTTAAAGCCGCTATGATATACAGAAATGCAGGGCAGTCATATTCCATATGTAAAAAGGAAAACGAAACTCAATCAATTAGTAACCAGACAGCTGTAGTGGCTTCAGGGTCCCAGTCTGATAAtgactttcctcctcctcccccagttgcTGTGATGAAAACTAAGTGTTGTCCACCCATGACACAAGCAAGAGAAGCTGCCCCTTCCCAACCAAGCAAAAAAGATGAAGCCCTAGGATGTTCTGCACCCATGCACAATGCTCTCCCTAAGACCCTCACTCCCGCCTCCACCAATGCCAATGATCAGAGGCCTTCAGAGAAACCAGCGATTCTCCCCAAACCAGAAATTACTGCCCCACCAAGGAGGAAACCCATTCCACCTCCAAAACCTGAGCGCTTCCTGCAGGAGAAACCTTCACGCCCTGCTAGCAACAGTAAAGGGAGGTTGACAAAGCTAGTcccacccccactgcctcctAAACCTCCAGGCCTGAGCGAGCTAAGCAGAGCAAAAACCCCACCTATGAATCAGGCAAAGGACTCGTGTTGCTCTGATGCCTTAGCACAAATGGGATGTGAGGACTGTCAGTCAAAGTGTTGTACCGCTCAATCACCAGTGGCCAATGCTGTTACAGTAAAGAACCAGAACTCTGAGAAGAAAGCACCAAAAGACATCAAAACACCTCTTCAGATAGCAGAGGAAAGGTACAAGGCAACCAAGGAAGAACAGGGCAAGCAAGAGTCAGTAGACTCCAAGACGTCAAAGCCACTTAAAAATCGAGTGGCTGTCTCTGAAACAGAACAGGTGATGACCAAAGAGAAGGCAGCAGCTCCAAGGAACTGCTGTCCAGCTGAGGAAATTCCGGGACACAGACTTTCATCTGGCCAAAAGAACAGCTGCACATTAACATCAAAACAAGAATGGCTGGATGGATATCAGATAGGTCTTACTAACCCCAAGAGTGAGAATAAGCCAAGTACCTCTCCTAAGAATCAAGCTACCCTTCTGAGAAAAGGATCTGCCACAGCACTAAATGCCTCACCTAAGACAGAAAGTGCAAGCATGTCTAGTACCGATGGGTCATGGGATAATCAGAGCACCACCCAGAAAACAAATCAGAGAAGACAAGAAGAGCCTTCAGCATCTTCCCATCAGCTTTCCAGGGACCTCTttaaggagcagcagcaggtgaaCAGTAGACAAGGGGGCAGTCTTGAAGCGAAGGGGGAGCAGTTTGCACAGAAGCCAGTGGTGGTCATGCGAGAAAAGCCCTGCAGAGAAACGGAGGATGAACGTCTCAAGAGGCTGTCTTTCCACAAGGAGGAGATCATGAAGGGCAGTGTCAAGGAGGCTATGGAGATCTTTGAGAACCTGCGAAGGCAGGAGGAGCTGCAAGAGATCCTGACCCGAGTAAAGGAGTTTGAGGAGGAGACATTTAAGGTGGATGTGAAAGCCCTGAAGAGCTTCTTTGAGAACGTCCCAGAATGGGTGGTGCATCAGAAGGCTCACCAAGTGACACAGCAGCACAAGGCCGAGAAGACCGAGCAAACGACGAAAGAAGACTCTGACAGCGTCTCCTCTGTGGAGCTGGCTTTTGAAGACCTGGAGAGGGCAAGTGCTGAGATCATCCACCTGAAGGAGCAGACGTTAGCTAGGTTGCTGGACATTGAGGAGGCCATTAGGAAAGCTCTCTATTCTGTTTCTAATTTAAAGTCAGAATCAGACATAGCTGGGCTCTCTGGGCTCTTCAAGGAGTCTCTGGGGAACGCCCAGAGCCCTACAACCAGCAACAATATCCGTAAGATCAGCATCGTCTCCAGCAAAGCCAAGCAAGAGAAAGCAGCACAAGGGATGCAGAACGCAGCATCTGTGGGAAGTGCAAATGGGTCCGAAAAGACGGAGATGCCCAAAGGAGAGTTAGAGGTCCCCTGCATCATTGAGCAGCGAGTAAATTCTCCATCGTCTCCTTCTTATATCTCCATTGAGTCTGCAGCCAGAAAGCCTGCCGAATCACCCAAGATGGCATATTCCCCCTGGGATGCCCCCTTACAAGATTATCCCGACATGCCAGGAAAAAGGGACACATTCACTCAGAACATCTTTAACTCATTAACTCGCAAATCAGTGGGGTCCGGTGGATGCAATCCAGCTCCCTTGGAGACTGAACAGGAGCCCATCCAGATGAAGATAGGATCAAACTCAATTAGGCAACACTATCTCAGCAACCCTGAGCATCCGCTTAGTGGCAACAGTGACAAGGATGGGTGCGCACCGAACTCATCCAAAGGCAGCTGCCATGGTGCAATCAAAGGAGGCTTTTCTGACTACAAAGCTCCCCTGAACATCTCTAGCCCACAGAATCCAAGGAGGCAGAAAAGCATATTAGAACTGCAGACAGGTCCGGATGGATCCAAGCTTTACGGAGCCACCAGAACTGTGACCGAGCAATACGAGGAGGTGGATGAGTTCGGAAACAAGATCATCACTTCATCCACCACCGTCACCAAGCAATCAGAGACCCAAACCTCCTCCACGTGCAATGTGGTCTCTCCTCCCCGGTATGAGATAACCGCCTCACCCCTCCTTCGGAGGTACCTAAACAGTCCTGGTGAAGACTTCCACTCCAACGGCAGCTTCCAGGAAACAGGGGTGGTCTTTGTCACTTTTGGCAACTCCAAGCCAAAGAAATAG